From a region of the Lactuca sativa cultivar Salinas chromosome 4, Lsat_Salinas_v11, whole genome shotgun sequence genome:
- the LOC111899684 gene encoding uncharacterized protein LOC111899684: protein MSSSSSSKEFQTTFDTAIACVQMTEQTYNVLCNNAAASSQRRTRRYICRNREEANQRLVQDYFAENATYQGYYFRRRFKMLKGLFERVVEDVTRECNFFQQRYDARGTPGFTPLLKCTTALRQLTYDIPPDALDESFRMSARIARDSLHFFCKTVIQFYSPK from the coding sequence atgtcatcttcttcatcttctaaaGAATTTCAGACTACTTTTGATACCGCTATTGCGTGTGTTCAAATGACGGAACAAACATACAACGTTTTATGTAACAACGCAGCTGCAAGTTCTCAACGGAGAACACGAAGATATATTTGCAGAAATCGTGAAGAAGCCAACCAACGTTTGGTGCAAGACTATTTTGCAGAGAATGCCACTTATCAAGGGTATTATTTTCGTAGACGCTTCAAAATGCTTAAAGGTTTATTTGAACGTGTTGTTGAAGATGTAACGAGGGAGTGCAATTTTTTCCAACAACGCTACGATGCTAGAGGTACACCCGGTTTCACTCCCTTACTAAAATGCACGACCGCACTTCGTCAGTTAACATATGACATTCCGCCTGATGCGTTAGACGAAAGTTTTAGGATGTCTGCTAGGATAGCACGAGACAGTCTCCATTTTTTCTGCAAAACTGTGATTCAGTTTTATAGTCCAAAATAA
- the LOC111899674 gene encoding uncharacterized protein LOC111899674 → MWIWHAFFGSPGSINEINVLNRSQIFNNIYDGSAPDSSFQVRGTPYKYGYYLVDRIYPEYVVFVKSFTAPHGSRRKKFKRAQERAKKDVERAFGALKKRWFILKKPAAYLGEEKLQEIMYTCLILHNMIIEDEGLAICAFDEEETILETQPIEIGGEEYINMRAEICCTETFHNLNNDLVEHIYGVQNINLNLDPPDDPEDEFSENNFM, encoded by the coding sequence ATGTGGATTTGGCATGCTTTTTTTGGTTCTCCTGGTTCGATTAACGAAATCAACGTTCTTAATCGTTCACAAATATTTAACAACATATACGATGGATCCGCACCAGATTCTTCTTTTCAAGTGCGTGGAACGCCATATAAGTATGGTTATTATCTGGTCGATAGAATCTATCCTGAGTATGTTGTGTTTGTTAAATCGTTTACAGCTCCACATGGTTCTAGACGAAAGAAATTCAAGAGAGCTCAAGAAAGAGCTAAGAAGGATGTTGAGCGTGCTTTTGGAGCTCTGAAGAAACGGTGGTTCATATTGAAAAAACCAGCAGCTTATTTAGGCGAGGAAAAACTTCAAGAAATCATGTATACATGTCTTATATTGCATAACATGATTATTGAAGACGAAGGTTTAGCGATATGTGCGTTTGACGAGGAAGAAACCATACTAGAGACACAACCAATAGAAATTGGTGGTGAAGAGTATATAAACATGAGAGCAGAGATATGTTGCACTGAaacatttcacaatcttaacaATGACTTGGTGGAGCACATTTACGGGGTTCAAAACATTAACCTTAATTTGGATCCACCGGATGACCCCGAAGACGAGTTCTCGGAGAACAACTTTATGTAG